A stretch of the Nicotiana tabacum cultivar K326 chromosome 6, ASM71507v2, whole genome shotgun sequence genome encodes the following:
- the LOC107828093 gene encoding uncharacterized protein LOC107828093, with protein sequence MEHPFFINGPPSNRPEALRWLSIAEKLLTNRDLVGSKSFATRARESDPTLAPATDQILGIVDTLSAGDKRINNHHFDYYSILQIPPNQTQNADFIADQYRRFALLLNPQNNNFPFSDQAFRLVVDAFSVLSNPLRKSMYDKELGFFLNLYPVASTPTPVNFVHHSAYPSIPSSNADQMFVNLPSQDQGSHAAEVSFSRDPQAGISMPVKFLTREQETVTSMAGSVAEQQHQQPQQPVTFLRQQAQPPVTSISFSNTDEQPATFLSLNQPQPVTSVRSLNTENPPFGIGLSSTRGTEPMVSVEQHGNQHPPERNENVVGNNENRSASTSDNVSNATEKEGNVDASDNRIPSFWTACPYCYIMYEFPLEYADCTLRCQNCKRAFQAVAIASPPPIIDGKDAYFCCWGFMPLGLSLENFERNRDNGSSWSPFSPMFTCPHAGGDGGSNIHNCVVGGHSNVDNLGALHNAGASISGDGREHFAPRIYVDDDDDVFVEVSEAGEESDEDWNRNKERNKAKSGKWKSARTGTPSKNAKKQQAVKAKNVEGNNDVNLQDGLATQDGVEMSHVVAVEPNKKGIASKTRRSPGRVAKHFGSLDLNVEFSNDVEEPIVQMSHENEAGEGEDDTVEVIGFFEGLDEFLSSLPILDVVDGDKVEAA encoded by the coding sequence ATGGAGCATCCCTTCTTCATCAATGGCCCCCCCTCTAACCGACCTGAAGCATTGCGTTGGCTATCCATAGCTGAAAAGCTCTTAACGAATCGTGACCTAGTTGGCAGCAAATCATTCGCGACCCGTGCCCGTGAATCCGACCCGACATTAGCACCTGCTACCGACCAAATACTCGGCATCGTCGATACTTTAAGCGCCGGCGACAAAAGGATAAACAACCACCACTTCGACTACTACTCTATTCTCCAAATCCCTCCTAACCAAACCCAAAATGCCGACTTCATCGCTGATCAGTATCGCCGATTTGCTCTTCTTCTCAACCCTCAGAATAACAATTTCCCCTTTTCGGATCAAGCTTTTCGCCTTGTTGTTGATGCATTCTCAGTTCTTTCTAACCCCTTGAGAAAAAGTATGTATGATAAGGAGCTGGGTTTCTTCCTTAACCTTTATCCAGTTGCTTCTACACCTACCCCTGTGAATTTTGTGCATCATAGTGCATATCCTTCAATACCCAGTTCAAATGCAGACCAAATGTTTGTGAATTTGCCCAGTCAAGATCAAGGGTCACATGCTGCTGAAGTGAGCTTTAGTAGAGACCCACAAGCTGGAATTTCTATGCCAGTCAAATTTCTGACTCGTGAACAAGAAACTGTGACCTCTATGGCAGGCTCGGTTGCAGAGCAACAACATCAGCAACCACAACAACCTGTAACATTTCTGAGACAACAGGCACAACCACCAGTGACGTCTATTTCATTTTCAAACACAGATGAACAACCTGCGACATTCTTGAGTTTGAACCAACCACAGCCGGTAACCTCCGTGagaagcttaaatacagaaaacCCACCATTTGGTATCGGGTTGAGCTCGACACGAGGGACAGAACCGATGGTTTCTGTAGAGCAGCATGGGAATCAACACCCCCCAGAAAGGAATGAGAATGTGGTGGGGAACAATGAAAACAGGTCTGCTAGTACTAGTGATAATGTGAGTAATGCCACCGAGAAAGAAGGAAATGTAGATGCTTCAGATAATAGGATACCCAGTTTCTGGACTGCATGTCCTTATTGTTATATTATGTATGAGTTCCCTTTGGAGTATGCTGATTGTACTTTGCGGTGTCAAAATTGTAAGAGGGCTTTTCAAGCTGTAGCAATTGCGTCCCCTCCACCAATTATTGATGGAAAAGACGCTTATTTTTGTTGTTGGGGATTTATGCCTTTAGGATTGTCTTTGGAGAATTTTGAGAGAAATAGAGATAATGGTTCGAGCTGGTCTCCATTTTCGCCTATGTTTACTTGTCCGCATGCTGGGGGGGATGGAGGGAGTAATATACATAATTGTGTTGTTGGAGGACATAGTAATGTGGATAATCTTGGCGCTTTGCATAATGCAGGTGCATCGATCAGTGGGGATGGACGAGAGCATTTTGCTCCAAGAATATacgttgatgatgatgatgatgtgttTGTTGAGGTGTCCGAGGCAGGTGAGGAGTCTGATGAGGATTGGAATCGGAATAAGGAGAGGAACAAAGCGAAGAGTGGGAAGTGGAAGAGTGCAAGGACAGGAACCCCAAGTAAAAATGCCAAGAAACAGCAGGCTGTTAAGGCAAAGAACGTTGAAGGGAATAATGATGTCAATTTGCAAGATGGTTTAGCAACTCAAGATGGTGTAGAAATGTCACATGTTGTGGCAGTTGAGCCAAATAAGAAAGGTATTGCAAGTAAGACAAGAAGGTCACCTGGGAGGGTTGCAAAACACTTTGGGAGCTTGGATTTGAATGTGGAGTTCAGTAATGATGTTGAAGAGCCTATAGTTCAGATGAGCCACGAAAATGAAGCAGGAGAGGGAGAGGATGACACTGTTGAAGTGATTGGGTTTTTTGAAGGTCTTGATGAATTTCTTAGCAGTCTTCCTATACTCGATGTTGTGGATGGTGATAAGGTTGAGGCTGCCTAG